Proteins found in one Bartonella krasnovii genomic segment:
- a CDS encoding PBSX family phage terminase large subunit has protein sequence MTTRQIKIVPKLIPLFAGDALVRAAWGGRGSGKTRSFALMAALKGYQFGMGGISGTILCARQFQNSLAESSLEEIKRAIEVHDFLKDYYKVGEASIKSNDGRIAFQFCGLDRNIASIKSMGRILLCWVDEAEPVTETAWQTLIPTLREEGEDWRAELWVTWNPLRDNAPVEKRFRFSDNEAIKRVEINWSDNPKFPKILNEARLDDLRNRPETYKHIWEGAYLTAVQGAYYQKEMLAAEQEGRIGRVARDPLMQIRAFWDIGGTGAKADATAIWIAQFVGREIRVLDYYEAQGQPLSEHIGWLRDNGYEKALMVLPHDGATRDRVHNVSFESALNDAGFETQVIPNQGAGAVKMRIEAVRRILPSVWFNEEMTVAGRKALNWYHEKWDEKRGIGLGAEHDWSSHAADAFGLMCIVYEAPRIKPQQERYCTMEREAASWMAF, from the coding sequence ATGACGACAAGACAGATTAAGATTGTACCAAAGCTTATTCCACTTTTTGCAGGGGATGCTTTGGTCAGAGCGGCTTGGGGTGGACGAGGGTCTGGAAAGACAAGGTCCTTTGCTTTGATGGCTGCTTTAAAAGGCTATCAGTTTGGTATGGGAGGAATATCAGGGACTATCCTTTGTGCGCGTCAGTTCCAAAATTCGCTCGCAGAAAGTTCATTGGAGGAGATTAAGCGTGCTATTGAAGTCCATGATTTTTTGAAGGACTATTATAAAGTTGGAGAGGCTTCGATTAAGTCAAATGATGGTCGTATAGCCTTTCAGTTTTGTGGACTAGACCGTAATATCGCCAGTATTAAATCGATGGGGCGGATATTGCTCTGTTGGGTTGATGAGGCAGAACCCGTCACAGAGACAGCTTGGCAGACACTTATACCGACGTTGCGTGAAGAAGGAGAGGATTGGCGTGCAGAGTTATGGGTGACATGGAACCCGTTACGAGACAATGCTCCCGTTGAGAAGCGCTTTCGTTTTTCAGACAATGAGGCGATTAAGCGTGTAGAGATCAACTGGTCAGATAACCCGAAGTTTCCAAAGATCTTGAATGAAGCGCGGCTTGATGATCTGAGAAACCGTCCAGAGACCTATAAGCATATATGGGAGGGCGCTTATCTTACCGCTGTTCAAGGGGCTTACTACCAAAAGGAGATGTTGGCAGCCGAGCAGGAGGGGCGGATAGGGCGTGTTGCGCGTGACCCTTTGATGCAGATACGCGCCTTTTGGGATATTGGGGGCACAGGTGCCAAGGCAGATGCAACGGCTATTTGGATAGCGCAGTTTGTTGGCAGGGAGATCAGAGTGCTGGATTATTACGAGGCACAAGGGCAGCCGTTGTCAGAGCATATCGGCTGGTTGCGTGACAATGGTTATGAGAAGGCACTGATGGTGTTACCCCATGACGGTGCGACCAGAGACCGTGTGCACAATGTGAGTTTTGAGAGTGCGTTAAATGATGCGGGTTTTGAAACGCAGGTCATTCCTAATCAAGGGGCGGGAGCTGTCAAGATGCGGATAGAGGCGGTGCGGCGTATTTTACCTTCAGTTTGGTTCAATGAAGAGATGACGGTAGCAGGGCGCAAAGCACTGAATTGGTATCACGAGAAATGGGATGAGAAGCGCGGCATTGGTTTGGGTGCAGAGCATGATTGGTCGAGTCATGCAGCCGATGCCTTTGGACTAATGTGCATTGTTTATGAAGCACCACGTATTAAACCGCAACAAGAACGTTATTGCACTATGGAAAGAGAAGCGGCGTCATGGATGGCATTCTAA
- a CDS encoding portal protein, whose protein sequence is MDGILNHNYKKTTYFDEYELYRRLKSWYKEDIEHVNEWREQAREDFDFYNGRQWAEEDLAVLKAQRRPVMTFNRIAPLVNAIVGAERNNKREVQFQPRQVGAAISNELLTGAAEWFRDEAEAEYADSDAFQDMVICGMGWTDTRLDYETNPEGTPAVQRLDPLKMVWDANAVRPNLIDAQRMWYVDRKSVEDAKSLFPDVSVEDLNADWAIDSTTASEDSHVSLDAYQDDSSASSLSEPCSGKRYVTLVECRWFEYETTYKAPDLQTGQMRNYSKQEFEQLQRVMPQLQGARFNKKVVRRAFLGRRLLAKPDKPLAPDGQLGWECITGTLDKLKNQFYGIVLPAKDPQKWSNKYFSQVMYILNSQSKGGLMAERGAFDDDRQALESWARTDTITWVKNGALTGGKIQPKPSAQFPNGFFQLFNESREAITHVTGLSAEFIGTREVNQANVLENTRRQSTLNLLAGLFDNLKLYRCRQGKIILYLIQNYLSDGRLVRISGAENAQYVPLTREAVTTLEYDIIVDDSPTSPNEKEKTFAAITQMLPLLGGFLTPEMIPDLLKLSPLPATLVANLTAKAQQAQQEQQQQMQQSQGAQLTPEQQAKIAALQQECQAKGKLYQLDAQQKQAALQQKNIELFLKQEQAQMQLELQQAKNEIAQRDLERKALQAQLEHYRVLTKNIIVH, encoded by the coding sequence ATGGATGGCATTCTAAATCATAACTATAAAAAAACGACATATTTTGATGAATATGAACTCTATAGGCGCTTAAAATCTTGGTATAAGGAAGATATTGAACACGTTAATGAATGGCGTGAACAGGCGCGCGAAGATTTTGATTTTTATAATGGTCGTCAATGGGCAGAAGAAGATCTTGCGGTTTTAAAGGCGCAGCGGCGCCCCGTCATGACCTTTAATCGCATTGCACCCCTTGTTAATGCAATTGTTGGGGCAGAGCGTAACAACAAGCGTGAAGTGCAGTTTCAACCACGACAAGTGGGAGCAGCCATATCTAATGAATTGCTCACCGGTGCAGCAGAATGGTTTCGTGATGAGGCAGAGGCGGAATATGCCGATTCCGATGCTTTTCAGGATATGGTTATTTGCGGTATGGGCTGGACAGATACGCGGCTTGATTATGAAACAAATCCTGAAGGAACCCCCGCTGTTCAACGTTTAGATCCCTTAAAAATGGTTTGGGATGCCAATGCTGTAAGACCAAATCTCATTGACGCACAGCGTATGTGGTATGTTGATCGCAAATCCGTTGAGGATGCGAAAAGTCTTTTTCCTGATGTTTCTGTTGAAGATCTTAACGCCGATTGGGCTATCGATAGTACAACCGCTTCTGAGGATTCTCATGTGTCGCTTGATGCGTATCAAGATGATTCCAGTGCGTCTTCTCTCTCAGAGCCGTGTTCTGGGAAACGCTATGTTACGCTTGTTGAATGCCGTTGGTTTGAATATGAGACCACTTACAAGGCGCCTGATCTTCAAACCGGTCAGATGCGCAACTATAGCAAACAGGAGTTTGAACAGCTTCAAAGGGTAATGCCACAGTTACAAGGTGCGCGTTTTAATAAAAAAGTGGTGAGACGCGCTTTTCTGGGGCGGCGCCTTTTAGCAAAGCCCGATAAGCCATTAGCACCTGATGGACAACTTGGGTGGGAGTGTATCACGGGCACGCTGGATAAGCTTAAAAACCAGTTTTACGGGATTGTTCTCCCCGCAAAAGATCCACAAAAATGGTCGAATAAATATTTTAGCCAAGTGATGTATATCCTTAATAGCCAGTCTAAGGGCGGCTTGATGGCAGAACGAGGCGCTTTCGATGATGATCGCCAAGCGTTAGAAAGCTGGGCGAGAACGGATACGATTACTTGGGTTAAAAATGGCGCGCTTACAGGAGGGAAAATTCAACCAAAGCCAAGTGCACAATTTCCCAATGGATTTTTCCAGCTGTTTAATGAATCGCGTGAAGCGATAACGCATGTAACAGGGTTATCGGCTGAGTTTATCGGCACAAGAGAGGTTAATCAAGCCAATGTGCTGGAAAATACACGCCGGCAATCAACGCTTAATTTGCTTGCGGGGCTGTTTGATAATCTTAAGCTTTATCGATGTCGACAGGGAAAGATTATCCTTTATCTTATTCAAAATTATCTTTCTGATGGGCGTTTGGTACGTATTTCTGGAGCAGAAAATGCGCAGTATGTACCCTTAACACGTGAAGCTGTCACAACGCTTGAATACGACATTATTGTTGATGATTCACCGACAAGCCCCAATGAAAAAGAGAAAACTTTTGCGGCAATTACGCAGATGTTGCCTTTGCTTGGTGGGTTCTTAACACCGGAGATGATTCCAGATCTTTTAAAGCTTTCCCCACTACCGGCAACATTGGTAGCAAATTTAACGGCAAAAGCACAGCAAGCGCAACAAGAACAACAACAGCAGATGCAACAAAGCCAAGGAGCTCAATTAACGCCAGAACAACAAGCAAAGATTGCAGCTTTACAACAGGAGTGCCAAGCAAAGGGCAAACTTTATCAACTTGATGCACAGCAGAAACAAGCGGCATTGCAGCAGAAAAATATCGAACTTTTCTTGAAGCAAGAACAAGCGCAGATGCAACTTGAGTTGCAACAGGCAAAAAATGAGATAGCGCAGCGTGATTTAGAACGCAAAGCTTTACAGGCACAGTTGGAACACTATCGAGTTTTGACAAAAAATATAATAGTACATTGA